GTACACCATTCTTCTAAATTCAATTAACTGTGGACAGCAAACAGAAACAGAATTAGAAATACATTTCTTACTAATATACAAAGGAAGAGGCAATATGGTTGATACTATTAGCTACCTGGGAGTAACAGTCAATGGCAGTTTCGAAGTCTTGCTCTAGGAAGGCTTGATCACCGCGTTTTCGAACTTCTTGAATATCTTTTACCTCTTCTAACCATTCTTCGAAAGATAACTTAGCTCATGAACAAAACCAAGAAATAGAATAGTAAGGCTCTTTGATGCCAGCAGAATCATGTTTTAAGTTGGTGAGTTTGGTTACCTCGACGAGTTCCTTGTCATCTTCTGCCATCACCAAGATTTTATGAATAGCTTTGAGGTCCAATTTCAAACAGGCATCTCCTAGGGTCGAAAGTTGATTCAAAGATACATCTTTACGCTTTGCCATTTCAAGCATTACATAAGATGAGGCCTGCAAGCAATAAGATTGTTttagattagaaaaaaaaatcaagattgcAACTACTGTCACAATAATACCTTTACATTTGTTTTAGTGTGCAAGGTTTCAAAAGTTGTAACAAGGTCTTTTGTATTTAGGCTCTCTATATCCTCGTACTGCAAACATTGAGAAGCGAGTTTGAAAATTATGGTAGCTTCTTCGGCAGAGAACTTTCCCTTCAAGTTTGGATCAATCAGCTCAACAACACTCTTGCCATGTATCATTTCAGGAGCCTagaatcataaaataataaccCGTTAATGTTAAATACTATTTATAGTCTTGTACATGGATCACGTTTAATGAAAGATAGTTCACAAAAATAAGACAAAATGGTATGCTTCCACATATCAGCCTACTTAAGTAGCAAGTACGCGAGAGAGGACTTGAACAGAATCACTTACATGGCTTGGAGGAATCTGCTTTCCACTTAGCAAATTCACAAGGAGAGTACCAAATCTAAATATCAAACTTTCAGAGTTCACACTTCCTACAAGGACAACGTACCATCATATTCTGATAAAAATAACAAACTGAATAGAAAAGTACAAATTGATTACCGGTTGTTCTTTGATCATCTTTGAACTCCTTCATCAACCCAAAACAGGATAGACAAGCATCACCATCCTTCAatatccattaaaaaaaaaaattcttctttaGCCAACAAGAAGGCTTAGTCATGAAAATGTTATTGGGGAAGAACTATTATATATACCTCATTAAACAGAACCGAGTAAGCACTTAAATTATTGTAAGATGTAAAGCCTCCACCACTACAATAATCCAATGCTTGAGCTACGCAAAAAGCTATTCTCAGCCGCATTTCCCACTCCATGGTTTGAATTTTCCCTGTAATTCACAATAGGAAAAGTTCAAACCGGGAAATGTTAACAAgttccaattgtaaaaacatagaATGATAAATGTTAGTTCTACATGTGTTCTAGTCACAACATTTGTCTGTCTTTAGAACCATCTAAATCAAAATTATGTCTCATAAACCACCAATGTTATACGTGAGAGTAAAAGAAGAAATGAAGATATTGACACATACGATGGAACAAACGCTTAGCAAGAGTATCATTTGGCATGAAAGCTGCGACAAGAAGCCTTTCATTTCCATCACAGCAATATCCAATCAAATTTACTACACTGTTGTGCCTTAACTTCCCAACTCTATGTGCCTCCTCCTGAAAATGACAAAGGAATAACCAGAATCAAGCCCCCTAAAAGCAATCAATAACCGTCTCAACATTAAAAAGCTTTTCACACAAAGAAAGTGTACCACAAATTGGTTAGGATCGGACCAAGCCATATTCGTAAATTTCTTAACAGCAATGAAGCCACCGTTATGGAAACGCCCCTTGTAGACGATATCAGAGGTTTCCCCTCCGTTCTCTGAAAcgatatttttcaaacaaaaattttcGGTGGCCTTGTTTAGATCGGTGAAGGAAAAATTTGTTATTTGTGAATCACTTCCTCCATGGTTTTGATGAACATTCTGTGGAGGAGGAGGATCTTCCATGGAAGGCGATGAGTTGCAACAACCCATGATTTTTCAGCGGGCAAAACAAGAGTTTTAAAAGTGTTCCTTTTTTATTGATGCACTGTAAAAATGGGTTTGACTCTGAGGCTTCGtgtctctttgtttttttttatctaatggTGTTTGTTGAGGCTTATAGTGTCTCTTTGTTACCAATACAACAGTCATTTCAAGGGCTTATTAAcatattttgtctttttttttttttgggatcatTAGAAAGATATTCGTACAGCCAAAATTGTGTTAGCATTTtcgtaaatatataatgatattacggtgaattttgttttaataggtTGATTTTATCCCACATGAATTTGTTTTCAAAACTCGAGAAAACCTCAAAATACTTTTgccaattatttaaaaaaaaattaaatctaatattttcttttgttaaaaaaGGTTACCCTTTTGCAGTTTGGGTATTTACTCATACtctttaatttcttatatatccAATAAAAGTGTTCCTTGTTTATTGATTTATTGTAAGAAaatggatttttattttatttggttgttCTTTGAGTCTGAGGCTTGGTGTCTCTTTGTTGAGGCTTAGGGTCTCTTTATTACCATGACAACGGTTTGATTTTATAGCAAAAATAAACAATGTCATTTTAGTGCCAAAGAAGACGTGCTATCTTATTTTCACCATATGCCTTCTAGttcttttttaccttttaattttttctttgttaaaaatgtatttttcgaTCATTTTCATAATTTGTAGAGTCAAATTTTGGCAAAATCGTgtgttatcttcttcttttttgttttgtaaatctGCGATGCACTTTGttgtgaatatttttttaaatagtttagtattttatatcaaaatacgTGTTatgttacaacaaaaaaaaattaacgagtgaaatctttgaaaaaatattgccattaattttgaaaaacttagatttattttgtaaaataaataaatataaattttggtatagcaatttttttataaaataaacgattttaaacaataagaataaaaacaaaatctgcAAACAACATGTGATAAGTCTGTCCATCATAATCATTTTTACTTGTTGAATACTTTCACCACTAATTAATTCACCGGATTTAACATCTAGATTCAATACTTTCACTGCACTAATTCAACCATTGGATTTGTATTCAACACCTCCATCATAAATAGTCTTATGAAGTTATGAGTCAACTTTGACCTACTTTGGATCGGAAAGCATTAGATAGTTTCCATATGGAAACTCCGCATGGTGGTGAGAAGTGTACTTACAAAGCTAAAATATACACAGTCCAAATTCTTCTTTTGAACCTCTTTTGCAATTGTCTTTTGGTgggttaaaataatttaatattattataatcatATTTTGCTCCATTACATTCAACTTCGTATAAAACATGGTAAAAATtactttgttatattttttacacATGAAACCACCATTAAAAAGGAATATCAGGCATATAAATGAGAGAGCATATAAGAACACTAggagaataaaaataaactatataccaACATatgtgaaaatataaaatattataaagcaACACAATGCATATTAAACTTGCATCACATACTATttgcaaaatattttctttaaaataaactattatctagtgtgtttaaaattattatcttgTGTTATAATATGAGTTAGAACTTATCAAGCACGTAAATACATCTTTACAGTTTGAATTAAATACTATTGTCAAGCAATCAAACATCGAATATATTGATCAAAAGTTCATCCCTAACATACAATGtattgatcaaaaatatttggtatcctaattt
The window above is part of the Brassica napus cultivar Da-Ae chromosome C3, Da-Ae, whole genome shotgun sequence genome. Proteins encoded here:
- the LOC106379753 gene encoding probable inactive receptor-like kinase BSK12, whose amino-acid sequence is MGCCNSSPSMEDPPPPQNVHQNHGGSDSQITNFSFTDLNKATENFCLKNIVSENGGETSDIVYKGRFHNGGFIAVKKFTNMAWSDPNQFVEEAHRVGKLRHNSVVNLIGYCCDGNERLLVAAFMPNDTLAKRLFHRKIQTMEWEMRLRIAFCVAQALDYCSGGGFTSYNNLSAYSVLFNEDGDACLSCFGLMKEFKDDQRTTGSVNSESLIFRFGTLLVNLLSGKQIPPSHAPEMIHGKSVVELIDPNLKGKFSAEEATIIFKLASQCLQYEDIESLNTKDLVTTFETLHTKTNVKASSYVMLEMAKRKDVSLNQLSTLGDACLKLDLKAIHKILVMAEDDKELVELSFEEWLEEVKDIQEVRKRGDQAFLEQDFETAIDCYSQLIEFRRMVYPSVYARRCLCYLFCNQPDRALKDGMVAQQLFPDWPTAFYLQSVALSKLNMITDSADTLKEATLLEATRQHQEEES